CGGCGGTGCCGACATCGTGGACGGGCCGTATCACTCCGCGAGACACGGCACCGGCGGGTGCGTGCTCTCGCGCTTCACCTCGTGCGCGTGCGCCGGTAGCCGCCCCGGGGCGCGGAAGCTGCCGCGCGCGCCGGAGCGTACGCCCCCGTACGGCCCGCTACGGACCGCGGCCGTCCCGGTCGCCCGGCGCGGCTCAGAACGGATGGACCCCCACCGGCACCGCCGGGGCGGGCCCGTACCCGTCGGCGATGCGCTGGTGGTACGTCTCCCGGGCGATCACCTCGAGCCCCACGATCTCCCACGGCGGCAACTGCGCCGACGCCCGGTGCTCCCCCCAGAGCCGCAGCGCCACCGCCGCCGCGTCGTGCAGGTCGCGGGCCTCTTCCCAGTAGCGGATCTCGGCGTGGTCGTTGGCATAGCGGCTGGTCAGCAGGAAGGGATGGTCGTGCGCCAGCCGTTCGAGACCGCGTCTGATCTCCTTCAGCGGTGCCTCGGGTCCCGCGACGCTCAGCGTGACGTGCCACAGCCGGTGGGCACCGCCGGCGGCGGGCCCGTCGGCGTCCGCCACGGCCCCCGGCTCCTCCGCGCTGCCCGCATGCCCACCTCCGGTCCCCTGGACGCTGTTCAACGTCCGCTGTGCCGTTCCCCGGGGCAGCGCCCCTGGACGCCCTTGTGTCACGGGCGGCCTCCTGAATACGAGTCTGCAACGGGCTGCGCGCCGCGGCAGCCCCATACAACAAAGTTGACCAGCCCACGCGCCCGCCCGTGGTGCTTTTGCCCAAGGTCTCTGCCGGGACACCGGTTTTTTCGCGCGCCGCGCGCCGGTCTCACACGGGGTACGGCGCCCGTCGCGCGGCACGTACCGCCCGCGGCCTGTCAACCGTCAGTTGCCGCCCGCCATGTGCGGCACCTCGGTTGCCGCACGCGCCTGCCGCGCCGCACCCTCGCGCCTCACTTGTCGAGCACCACCAGGTCGTCCCGGTGCACGACCTCGCGCTCGTACGCCGGGCCCAGTTCCTTGGCCAGCTCGCGAGTGGAGCGCCCGAGCAGCCGCGGCAGCTCCTCGGCGTCGAAGGCGACGAGCCCGCGCGCGACCGCCCGGCCCGAGGTGTCCCGCAGCTCCACCGGGTCGCCCGCGGTGAACCGGCCCTCCACCTCCTTGATCCCGGCCGGCAGCAGCGACGTCCGCCGCTCGGTCACGGCCCGTACCGCGCCGTCGTCCAGCACCAGCGCCCCCAGCGGGGTGGAGGCGTGCGCGAGCCACAGCAGCCGGCCGCGGGCGCGCCGCCCGGTGGGGTGGAAGTACGTGCCGGTGGGCTGCCCGGCCAGCGCCGCGTCCGCGTGCACGGCGGACGTCAGCACCACGGGCACGCCCTCGCCGGTGGCGATCCTGGCGGCCTCCACCTTGGTCACCATGCCGCCGGTGCCCACCCCGGCCCGCCCGGCGGTCCCCAGCCGGACCCCGGCCAGCTCACCGCGGTGGCGCACCTCGGCGATGCGGGAGGCGCCGGGGGCGCCCGGCGGGCCGTCGTAGAGGCCGTCGACGTCGGAGAGGAGCACCAGCAGGTCGGCGCGGGCCAGGTGGGCGACGAGGGCGGCGAGCCGGTCGTTGTCGCCGAAGCGGATCTCCTCGGTGGCCACGGTGTCGTTCTCGTTGACCACGGGCACGGCGCCCATGGCGAGCAGTTGCTCCAGGGTGCGCTGCGCGTTGCGGTAGTGGGTGCGGCGGCTCATGTCGTCGGTGGTCAGCAGCACCTGCCCGACGCGCCTGGCGTAGCGGGCGTACGAGGCGGTGTAGCGGGCCATCAGCAGCCCCTGCCCGACGCTGGCCGCCGCCTGCTGCCTGGCCAGGTCGCGGGGACGCTTGCCGAGCCCGAGCGGCGCCAGCCCGGCGGCGATGGCACCCGAGCTGACCAGCACGATCTCCCGGTCGCCGTGCTTGGCGAGCGCGTCCACCAGGGCGTCGACCCGGTCCGCGTCCAGCCCGCCGGCCGCGGTGGTCAGCGAGGAGGACCCCACCTTCACGACGACCCTGCGGGCAACCGCCGCGGCTTCCCGACTCGCCCCTGCCACCTGTACCCCTGCGCTTTCCCGGCCCGCGTCCCATACCTACGGAACTGCGAATCTACGCCACCGCCCGGCCGCCCCGCGGCGCCGTCCCACGGTACGGACACCTGCCCGGAACACGCTTCCGCGGACTCCGCGGGTGCGCCCGCCCTCCATTCCTGGGCTGATATCAGAAACGAAATGGCCCTCAAGGGCCGCTACACGCATTTGCGCCCGATTGGCGGCCCATGCCGGGTGGAGAATTGTCTCCTGCCCCGTGACCGTCATACGGTCTGGGGTCAACTCCCTACCACCCCCGGAACCAGGCGGTCCCGGGACCGTCCTCACGACCTCCCTGCCAGGAGTCAGCACCCGTGCCTTTCGCCGGTATCGCCCCCCGCCGCGCCGTGCAGCTCATGGCGCTGACAACGCTGCTAGCAGCGTATTGCGCGCAGCTCGTCGGCGCGCTCAAGCCCAACGTGCCCCTGCTCGTCGCCGCGGCCGCGGGCGGGCTCGCCCTCGACCTCTACCTGCAGCACCGGCAGCCCGGGCTGCTCTCCCTGCTCAGCAGGGTCCGCTTCGACGTCATGGTCCGCCAGCTACTGCGGGACATGCTCATCCTCTTCGGCCTGCTGCAGATCGACGGCATCGAGCCGCTGCGGGAGCAGTCCGCGCTGACGGTCATGCTGCTCTCGTCGTACCTCGTGCACTTCCTCATCCAGGGCGTCACGATCATGGTGCGCCGGGACCGGACCGTGCCGGTCGTCACCCGGAACGTCGACGTCTCCGCGCTGGGCCTCGCGCCCGCGCCGCCGCGGATCCTCGCCCGCCGCTCCAGCCACCGCCTGCTGTACCTCTCCGTGCCGGTCACGGTCGGGCTGCTGACCACCGCCGCCACCGCGGACGCGGTGTGGGGCGTGCTGGGCCTCGGCATCTCGCTGGCGCTGAGCGGGGGCGGCGCCCTCTACCTGGCGACCTGGCTGCTGCCCGCGAAGCGCACGGCCGACGACCAGCGGGTGCGCGAGTGGTTCGCCGCCTGGCTGCAGGAGTACCAGCCGACGGTGGGCCTCTACTTCTCCGGCGGCGCCACCTCGGCGTACCAGGCCAACATGTGGGTCTCCACGCTGGCCGCCCTCGACGGCAAGCCGCTGATCGTGCTCCGCGAGCGCTTCATGGTGCAGAAGATCACCGCCACCGACGTGCCGATCGTCTGCCTGCCCAAGGTGGCCGACCTGATGCTGCTGGAGCACTCGACGCTGAAGATGCTGCTGCACCCGGCGAACTCCGGGAAGACCTCGCAGGTGCTGCGCATCCCCACCATCAAGCACGCCTTCACCAACCACGGCGAGAGCGACAAGCTGTCGAGCTGCAACCCGTACGCCAAGGCGTACGACGAGGTGTGGGTGGCGGGCCCCGCGGCCCGCGCCCGCTACCAGCTCGCCGACATCGGCGTCGACGACCGCGACGTGGTGGAGGTCGGCCGCCCGCAGCTCGCGCCGATCCGCCCGTACGCGGGACCGCCGCCCGCCGGCGGCCTGACCACCGTGCTGTACGCCCCCACCTGGGAGGGCTGGGACGGCAACCCCGGCAACACCTCCGTCGTGCTGGCCGGCGAGAACATCGTGCGCGAGTTGCTCGCCGACCCCCAGGTGCGGCTGCTGTACAAGCCGCACCCGCTCACCGGCTCGGTCGACCCACGCGCGGGCGAGGCCAACAAGCGGATCCAGGCGATGATCACCGAGGCGAACGCGGCCATGGTCGCCGAGGCCGCCGCGGGCGGCCAGGGCGCGGGCGGCCGGGGCGCCGAGCGGCCGGGCCCCGAGGCCGCCGCTGAGCTGGCCCGGGTCCAGGCGGAGCTGGACGAACTGGCCACCACGACCTTCCGCACCGGCGCCGACGAGGTCGAGCGCATGCTCGTGCAGTCCTCCCCCGAGGCCGGCAGGGCCGAGGCCGTACAGGCCGCGACCGCCGCGTGGGAGGAGGCGTACTGGGCCTCGCTGCCCGCCTGGGAGCACCAGATCATCACCGACTCCCGCCCCGGCATCTACGCCTGCTTCAACGTGGCGGACGTGCTGATCAGCGATGTCTCCAGCGTCATCTCCGACTACCTGACCAGCGAGAAGCCGTACGCGGTCGCCAACACCAGCGGGATGACGGAGGCTGAGTTCAAGGCGGAGTTCCCGACCGTGCGGGCA
The Streptomyces sp. CNQ-509 DNA segment above includes these coding regions:
- the proB gene encoding glutamate 5-kinase, with the translated sequence MAGASREAAAVARRVVVKVGSSSLTTAAGGLDADRVDALVDALAKHGDREIVLVSSGAIAAGLAPLGLGKRPRDLARQQAAASVGQGLLMARYTASYARYARRVGQVLLTTDDMSRRTHYRNAQRTLEQLLAMGAVPVVNENDTVATEEIRFGDNDRLAALVAHLARADLLVLLSDVDGLYDGPPGAPGASRIAEVRHRGELAGVRLGTAGRAGVGTGGMVTKVEAARIATGEGVPVVLTSAVHADAALAGQPTGTYFHPTGRRARGRLLWLAHASTPLGALVLDDGAVRAVTERRTSLLPAGIKEVEGRFTAGDPVELRDTSGRAVARGLVAFDAEELPRLLGRSTRELAKELGPAYEREVVHRDDLVVLDK
- a CDS encoding membrane protein; amino-acid sequence: MPFAGIAPRRAVQLMALTTLLAAYCAQLVGALKPNVPLLVAAAAGGLALDLYLQHRQPGLLSLLSRVRFDVMVRQLLRDMLILFGLLQIDGIEPLREQSALTVMLLSSYLVHFLIQGVTIMVRRDRTVPVVTRNVDVSALGLAPAPPRILARRSSHRLLYLSVPVTVGLLTTAATADAVWGVLGLGISLALSGGGALYLATWLLPAKRTADDQRVREWFAAWLQEYQPTVGLYFSGGATSAYQANMWVSTLAALDGKPLIVLRERFMVQKITATDVPIVCLPKVADLMLLEHSTLKMLLHPANSGKTSQVLRIPTIKHAFTNHGESDKLSSCNPYAKAYDEVWVAGPAARARYQLADIGVDDRDVVEVGRPQLAPIRPYAGPPPAGGLTTVLYAPTWEGWDGNPGNTSVVLAGENIVRELLADPQVRLLYKPHPLTGSVDPRAGEANKRIQAMITEANAAMVAEAAAGGQGAGGRGAERPGPEAAAELARVQAELDELATTTFRTGADEVERMLVQSSPEAGRAEAVQAATAAWEEAYWASLPAWEHQIITDSRPGIYACFNVADVLISDVSSVISDYLTSEKPYAVANTSGMTEAEFKAEFPTVRAGTILGPRAKQIPALLEAVRDPEHDTLVRARAELKEHLLGPSEPPSLVRFNAAAVALCAKADARAARIEARGESDIPSQRRDAAEELELEPEEPAGV